The Trinickia acidisoli genome includes a window with the following:
- a CDS encoding MFS transporter: MKWTKEQRNVTIAAYLGWTLDAFDFFLMVFVLKDIATEFHTKIPAVAFGITITLAMRPIGALIFGRFADKFGRRPTLMVNVAIYSLLELLSGFSPNLATLLVLRALFGIAMGGEWGVGSALTMETIPPRSRGIVSGLLQAGYPSGYLIASIVFGVLYQYIGWRGMFFVGVVPALLVLYIRGNVQESPAWKAMEKKQHNRIGLLQTFKKNWTLALYSIILMTAFNFFSHGTQDLYPTFLREQHHFDPHTVSLIAIVLNIGAIVGGLFFGSLSEKIGRRRAICIAALIALPVLPLWAFSSGAVLLAAGAFLMQISVQGAWGVIPVHLNEISPDEVRATFPGLVYQLGNLIASVNATMQASVAVANGNNYAFALAVVAGISCVVIAVLILFGPERRGIDMTRSAEQVASSSTV, translated from the coding sequence ATGAAGTGGACAAAGGAACAACGGAACGTGACGATCGCCGCCTACCTGGGCTGGACGCTCGACGCATTCGATTTTTTCCTCATGGTGTTCGTACTCAAGGACATCGCAACCGAATTTCATACGAAGATCCCCGCCGTCGCTTTCGGCATCACGATCACGCTGGCCATGCGCCCCATCGGCGCGCTCATCTTCGGCCGTTTCGCCGATAAATTCGGCCGCCGTCCAACGCTGATGGTCAACGTCGCCATCTATTCGCTGCTCGAATTACTGTCCGGCTTCTCGCCGAACCTGGCCACGCTGCTCGTGCTGCGCGCGCTGTTCGGCATCGCCATGGGGGGCGAATGGGGCGTCGGCTCGGCGCTCACCATGGAAACCATTCCGCCGCGCTCGCGCGGAATCGTCTCCGGCCTCCTGCAAGCGGGCTACCCCAGCGGGTATCTGATCGCGTCGATCGTCTTCGGCGTGCTCTATCAATACATCGGCTGGCGCGGCATGTTCTTCGTCGGCGTCGTCCCGGCGCTGCTCGTGCTCTACATCCGCGGCAACGTCCAGGAATCGCCGGCCTGGAAGGCCATGGAGAAGAAGCAACACAATCGCATAGGTTTGCTCCAAACCTTCAAGAAGAATTGGACGCTCGCGCTGTACTCGATCATCCTCATGACGGCGTTCAACTTCTTCTCGCACGGCACGCAAGATCTCTATCCGACGTTCCTGCGCGAACAACATCACTTCGATCCGCATACGGTGTCGCTCATCGCGATCGTGCTGAACATCGGCGCGATCGTCGGCGGCCTGTTCTTCGGTTCGCTCTCTGAAAAGATCGGCCGCCGCCGCGCGATCTGCATCGCGGCATTGATCGCCCTACCCGTGCTGCCCTTGTGGGCCTTCTCGAGCGGCGCCGTTCTGCTCGCGGCCGGCGCGTTCCTGATGCAAATCTCGGTGCAGGGCGCTTGGGGCGTGATCCCCGTTCACCTGAACGAGATCTCGCCCGACGAAGTGCGTGCGACGTTCCCCGGTCTCGTCTATCAACTCGGCAATCTCATCGCGTCGGTCAACGCGACGATGCAAGCATCGGTGGCCGTCGCCAACGGCAACAACTATGCCTTCGCGTTGGCCGTCGTCGCGGGTATCTCCTGCGTGGTCATCGCCGTGTTGATCCTGTTCGGCCCCGAACGGCGCGGCATCGATATGACGCGGTCGGCAGAGCAAGTCGCGTCCTCTTCGACCGTGTGA
- a CDS encoding TetR/AcrR family transcriptional regulator, with protein MTVRTSSRSTGDTKARILDAAEDIFIEYGYEAMSLRQITSRADVNLAAVNYHFGSKEALIHAMLSRRLDKLNVERLKLLERFDAQLGKRLTCEHVLGAMFIPALRLSRDPRAGGPAFLRLLGRAYTDPSAFIHDFLNGHYADVAERFFTAFQRALPHLPREELGWRLHFAIGALSGVLAGADTDNLIAEFSKGQAISDLHLIARLASLMVAALKAPLPDSAQLAAFAAVLGDAGDSCDAAAGISACGPLDAPAHHASEHSSHDVADKLDERESPPHVAASALQAAGSLPAQLQDGSRPAL; from the coding sequence ATGACAGTTCGAACATCTAGCCGGAGCACCGGCGATACCAAGGCACGCATTCTCGATGCAGCCGAAGACATCTTCATCGAATACGGCTACGAGGCCATGTCGCTGCGGCAAATCACTTCGCGCGCCGACGTCAATCTTGCCGCCGTCAACTATCATTTCGGCAGCAAAGAGGCCCTGATTCATGCCATGCTTTCTCGCCGCCTCGACAAGCTCAATGTCGAGCGTTTGAAGCTGCTCGAGCGTTTCGACGCGCAGCTTGGCAAGCGCTTGACCTGCGAGCACGTGCTCGGCGCCATGTTCATTCCGGCACTGCGGCTTTCGCGCGATCCACGCGCGGGCGGCCCCGCTTTCCTACGGCTGCTCGGCCGCGCTTATACCGACCCGTCCGCCTTTATTCACGATTTCCTCAACGGGCATTACGCCGATGTGGCCGAGCGCTTCTTCACCGCGTTTCAGCGCGCATTGCCGCATCTGCCGCGCGAAGAACTCGGCTGGCGTCTACATTTCGCGATCGGCGCACTCTCGGGTGTGCTCGCGGGTGCCGATACCGACAACCTCATCGCAGAATTCTCCAAGGGGCAAGCGATCAGCGATCTGCATTTGATCGCACGGCTTGCGTCGCTCATGGTTGCGGCGCTCAAAGCACCGCTGCCCGACAGCGCGCAGCTCGCCGCGTTTGCGGCTGTGCTCGGCGATGCCGGCGACAGTTGCGACGCCGCCGCAGGCATCAGCGCATGCGGTCCGCTCGATGCCCCAGCGCACCACGCTAGCGAACACAGCAGCCACGACGTGGCCGATAAGCTCGACGAGCGCGAATCGCCGCCGCATGTGGCCGCTTCCGCGTTGCAAGCGGCCGGCTCGTTGCCCGCGCAACTGCAAGACGGCTCGCGCCCCGCACTCTAA